A portion of the Gossypium arboreum isolate Shixiya-1 chromosome 8, ASM2569848v2, whole genome shotgun sequence genome contains these proteins:
- the LOC108467923 gene encoding uncharacterized protein LOC108467923, which translates to MASEHLPSSSSAAAAATSPENRHRSIFDLPVNFFDSCRLLCPSLTSVFEPLSISENYSSENPHSTDDREEKSTKTGVFFPRWTCNTCKAEFDSLQDQRSHFKSDIHRFNVKLSIAGKDIVKEEDFDELTTDSFKDYDVSSISGSEDEADKGSYPRNDASKGLIENIRQKLFILLQTGERVSVWKSLILNESESVSYENDKDAWNDNPLCLRENEVIERLRTLIQEPKDSTSFRIVLLSSGGHFAGCVFHGNTVVAHKTFHRYVVRAKAGKKQSSKDATGKAAHSAGAALRRHNELALKKEIQELLASWKSYFDASSFVFIHAPSSNRNVLFDGDKPCFSHQFCAIQNVPLTVRRPTLKEVKRIYSQLTQVSYEVEEKEIPPSTKEDMLLSSSTNDNGNHLDPCKEELGNNLNCRDSSKSPSINVKSDTISSESDSEVVCTSTPLHEAAQSGDGQKVLELLEQGLDPCIKDQRGRTPYMLANEKEVRNTFRRFMASNLEKWDWNAAKVPSALTKEMEESQAAKQAEKESKRKARAKELKKLRRAREKKAQAEAAQSQKTIAVSQNQATVASVSKGWQSQSVGISRISKEEELKRAQALEREKRAAAAERRIAEAAAAATHSRDAQGSSMTVGSTTSLQSKSGLSVPGDSSCSCCNTSLAGKVPFHRYNYKYCSTSCMHVHREILEDT; encoded by the exons ATGGCGAGCGAACATCTTCCATCCTCCTCCTCCGCCGCAGCCGCCGCCACTTCTCCGGAAAACCGGCACCGTTCGATATTCGACCTCCCTGTCAACTTCTTCGATTCGTGTCGTTTGCTTTGTCCTTCTTTAACTTCAGTCTTCGAGCCCCTCTCAATCTCCGAAAACTATTCTTCAGAAAACCCTCATAGCACCGATGACAGGGAAGAAAAGAGCACCAAAACCGGCGTCTTTTTTCCTAGATGGACTTGCAACACCTGCAAGGCTGAGTTTGACTCTCTCCAGGACCAGCGCTCCCACTTCAAATCCGACATTCATCGTTTCAAC GTAAAACTAAGCATTGCTGGTAAGGATATTGTAAAGGAGGAAGATTTTGATGAGTTGACTACGGATTCTTTCAAAGACTATGATGTCTCGAGTATTTCAGGGTCTGAGGATGAAGCTGATAAGGGATCTTATCCTCGTAATGATGCCTCCAAGGGATTGATTGAAAATATTAGGCAGAAATTGTTTATTCTTCTTCAAACGGGAGAGAGAGTTTCAGTTTGGAAATCTTTGATTTTAAATGAGTCTGAAAGTGTTTCATATGAGAATGATAAAGATGCGTGGAATGATAATCCTTTGTGCTTGAGAGAAAATGAGGTTATTGAGAGATTGAGAACTTTGATTCAAGAGCCTAAAGATAGTACAAGTTTCAGGATTGTGCTGCTTTCAAGTGGTGGCCACTTTGCTGGATGTGTGTTTCATGGTAACACCGTGGTGGCTCACAAAACGTTTCACAG ATATGTGGTGAGGGCCAAGGCTGGTAAGAAACAGTCATCCAAAGATGCAACTGGGAAGGCTGCACATTCTGCTGGAGCTGCACTCCGGCGGCATAATGAACTTGCGTTGAAGAAG GAAATTCAAGAGTTGCTTGCTTCTTGGAAGTCTTATTTTGATGCCTCATCTTTCGTTTTCATTCATGCTCCTTCAAGCAATCGAAACGTGCTTTTCGATGGGGATAAACCTTGTTTCAGTCACCAGTTTTGTGCCATTCAAAATGTTCCATTAACTGTTCGTAGGCCCACCTTAAAGGAGGTCAAGCGTATATATAGCCAACTCACACAAGTTTCTTATGAAGTGGAGGAGAAAGAAATTCCACCTAGCACCAAAGAAGACATGTTGTTAAGTAGTAGCACCAATGATAATGGCAACCACCTAGACCCTTGCAAAGAGGAACTAGGGAATAACTTGAATTGTAGGGATTCTTCTAAAAGTCCTTCAATCAATGTAAAATCTGATACTATATCAAGCGAGAGTGATAGCGAAGTTGTTTGTACTTCAACACCTTTGCATGAAGCAGCTCAATCCGGAGATGGTCAAAAAGTTCTGGAACTCCTGGAGCAGGGTTTAGATCCCTGTATTAAAGACCAAAGAGGGCGAACCCCATATATGCTGGCCAATGAGAAGGAAGTCAGGAATACTTTTAGACGGTTCATGGCTTCAAACCTTGAGAAGTGGGATTGGAATGCTGCTAAAGTTCCTAGCGCCTTAACTAAAGAAATGGAGGAATCTCAAGCAGCCAAGCAG GCAGAGAAAGAGTCTAAGAGGAAAGCGAGAGCAAAGGAACTAAAGAAATTGCGTAGAGCCAGGGAAAAGAAAGCTCAG GCTGAGGCTGCCCAGTCCCAGAAAACCATAGCAGTTTCACAAAATCAGGCCACTGTAGCCTCGGTTTCAAAGGGATGGCAATCCCAATCAGTTGGTATATCGCGAATCTCTAAAGAG GAGGAACTAAAGAGAGCACAGGCTCTTGAGAGGGAAAAGAGAGCCGCCGCTGCTGAGAGGAGGATTGCTGAAGCAGCAGCTGCCGCCACCCACAGCCGTGATGCTCAAGGCAGTAGCATGACAGTAGGATCAACTACTAGTTTACAATCAAAAAGTGGATTATCAGTTCCAGGTGATAGTAGCTGCTCATGTTGTAATACATCACTGGCTGGAAAAGTGCCCTTTCACAGGTATAATTACAAGTATTGCAGCACCTCTTGCATGCATGTTCACAGAGAGATTCTTGAAGATACATAA